The following proteins are encoded in a genomic region of Nocardioides renjunii:
- the glgX gene encoding glycogen debranching protein GlgX, with amino-acid sequence MIETWPGTAYPLGATFDGTGTNFALFSEAAERVELCLFDPDPEGPGGFRETRLEVREVDAHVWHCYIPTIQPGQRYGYRVHGPWDPSQGLRCNPSKLLLDPYAKATAGDIDWDQSLFAYNFGDEDSRNDDDSAGHMTHGVVINPFFDWEGDRRLSIPYNESFIYEAHVKGLTQQHPDVPEEQRGTYAGLAHPSITAHLQKLGVTAIELMPVHQFVQDSTLLEKGLRNYWGYNTLGFFAPHADYASSQQGQQVQEFKAMVKAMHVAGIEVILDVVYNHTAEGNHLGPTLSFKGIDNPAYYRLVEDDQRYYMDYTGTGNTLNVRHPHSVQLIMDSLRYWVTEMHVDGFRFDLAASLAREFYDVDKLSTFFEMVQQDPVVSQVKLIAEPWDIGPGGYQVGGFPPQWTEWNGAYRDTVRDFWRGEPSLGDFASRLSGSSDLYEHSGRRPFASINFVTAHDGFTLRDLVSYNEKHNEANGEDNNDGESHNRSWNHGVEGPTDDPEILGARAREQRNFIATLLLSQGVPMLLHGDELSRTQDGNNNTYAQDSEISWVDWSRADNPLIEFTAAVAKLRADHPTFRRKRFFTGNTVRTGDGERLNDIVWLDLDGEPMEDADWEGGKAIGMYLNGNGIAGKDARGATITDDHFLVYFNADGPKDVTLPTEEYAAAWDVVIDTGGEPDADPTFEAGATLSLETHSLVVLREHAEPESAPDHSVAASLAARSGTDAP; translated from the coding sequence ATGATCGAGACCTGGCCCGGCACCGCCTATCCCCTCGGTGCCACCTTCGACGGCACCGGCACCAACTTCGCCCTCTTCAGCGAGGCCGCCGAGCGCGTCGAGCTGTGCCTCTTCGACCCCGACCCGGAGGGTCCCGGCGGCTTCCGCGAGACCCGCCTCGAGGTCCGCGAGGTCGACGCGCACGTGTGGCACTGCTACATCCCGACCATCCAGCCCGGGCAGCGCTACGGCTACCGGGTGCACGGCCCCTGGGACCCGAGCCAGGGCCTGCGCTGCAACCCCAGCAAGCTGCTCCTCGACCCCTACGCCAAGGCGACCGCCGGCGACATCGACTGGGACCAGTCGCTGTTCGCCTACAACTTCGGCGACGAGGACTCGCGCAACGACGACGACTCCGCCGGGCACATGACCCACGGCGTGGTCATCAACCCGTTCTTCGACTGGGAGGGCGACCGCCGCCTCTCGATCCCCTACAACGAGTCGTTCATCTACGAGGCGCACGTCAAGGGCCTCACCCAGCAGCACCCCGACGTCCCCGAGGAGCAGCGCGGGACGTACGCCGGCCTGGCGCACCCCTCGATCACCGCCCACCTGCAGAAGCTCGGCGTCACCGCCATCGAGCTGATGCCGGTGCACCAGTTCGTCCAGGACTCGACGCTGCTCGAGAAGGGGCTGCGCAACTACTGGGGCTACAACACCCTCGGCTTCTTCGCGCCGCACGCCGACTACGCCTCGAGCCAGCAGGGCCAGCAGGTGCAGGAGTTCAAGGCGATGGTGAAGGCGATGCACGTCGCCGGCATCGAGGTCATCCTCGACGTCGTCTACAACCACACCGCCGAGGGCAACCACCTCGGGCCGACGCTGAGCTTCAAGGGCATCGACAACCCGGCCTACTACCGGCTCGTCGAGGACGACCAGCGCTACTACATGGACTACACCGGCACCGGCAACACCCTCAACGTGCGCCACCCGCACTCGGTGCAGCTGATCATGGACTCGCTGCGCTACTGGGTGACCGAGATGCACGTCGACGGCTTCCGCTTCGACCTGGCCGCGAGCCTGGCGCGCGAGTTCTACGACGTCGACAAGCTCTCCACCTTCTTCGAGATGGTGCAGCAGGACCCGGTGGTCAGCCAGGTCAAGCTCATCGCCGAGCCGTGGGACATCGGCCCCGGCGGCTACCAGGTCGGCGGCTTCCCGCCGCAGTGGACCGAGTGGAACGGCGCCTACCGCGACACCGTGCGCGACTTCTGGCGCGGCGAGCCGTCGCTGGGCGACTTCGCGTCGCGACTGTCCGGCTCCTCCGACCTCTACGAGCACTCCGGGCGCCGGCCGTTCGCGAGCATCAACTTCGTCACCGCCCACGACGGCTTCACCCTGCGCGACCTCGTGTCCTACAACGAGAAGCACAACGAGGCCAACGGCGAGGACAACAACGACGGCGAGAGCCACAACCGCTCGTGGAACCACGGTGTCGAGGGGCCGACCGACGACCCCGAGATCCTCGGCGCGCGGGCCCGCGAGCAGCGCAACTTCATCGCGACGCTGCTGCTGAGCCAGGGCGTGCCCATGCTCCTGCACGGTGACGAGCTGAGCCGCACGCAGGACGGCAACAACAACACCTACGCCCAGGACAGCGAGATCAGCTGGGTCGACTGGAGCCGCGCGGACAACCCGCTCATCGAGTTCACCGCCGCGGTGGCCAAGCTGCGCGCCGATCACCCGACGTTCCGCCGCAAGCGGTTCTTCACCGGCAACACGGTGCGCACCGGCGACGGCGAGCGCCTCAACGACATCGTGTGGCTCGACCTCGACGGCGAGCCGATGGAGGATGCCGACTGGGAGGGCGGCAAGGCGATCGGGATGTACCTCAACGGCAACGGCATCGCCGGCAAGGACGCCCGGGGCGCCACGATCACCGACGACCACTTCCTCGTCTACTTCAACGCCGACGGGCCCAAGGACGTGACCCTGCCGACGGAGGAGTACGCCGCCGCGTGGGACGTCGTCATCGACACCGGCGGGGAACCCGACGCCGACCCGACCTTCGAGGCGGGCGCCACGCTCAGCCTCGAGACCCACAGCCTCGTGGTGCTGCGTGAGCACGCGGAGCCGGAGTCGGCGCCGGACCACTCGGTGGCCGCATCCCTGGCCGCCCGGTCGGGTACGGACGCCCCGTGA
- a CDS encoding Tad domain-containing protein has product MSRRPASRERDDRGQVTLLIIGFASILLMAIVMVIDASAAYLQRQGLDNLADGAALYGADLGSAGIYEQGLDDQRLLQQEEAVRAAVREYLARAGAGASYPGVDVAVRVDPVGRSVTVRLRAPLDLPLTIPGSPSRPMVGASSTAAVTVVAGD; this is encoded by the coding sequence GTGAGCCGCCGACCGGCGTCACGGGAGCGCGACGACCGCGGCCAGGTCACGCTGCTCATCATCGGCTTCGCCAGCATCCTGCTGATGGCGATCGTCATGGTCATCGACGCCTCCGCCGCCTACCTCCAGCGGCAGGGGCTCGACAACCTGGCCGACGGCGCCGCGCTCTACGGTGCCGACCTCGGCTCGGCCGGGATCTACGAGCAGGGCCTCGACGACCAGCGGCTGCTCCAGCAGGAGGAAGCGGTCCGGGCCGCCGTGCGCGAGTACCTCGCGAGGGCCGGCGCCGGAGCGTCGTACCCCGGGGTCGACGTGGCCGTCCGGGTGGACCCGGTCGGGCGGTCGGTCACCGTGCGACTGCGGGCTCCGTTGGACCTGCCGCTGACCATCCCGGGCTCGCCGAGCCGGCCGATGGTCGGCGCCAGCTCGACCGCAGCGGTCACGGTCGTCGCCGGCGACTGA
- a CDS encoding TadE/TadG family type IV pilus assembly protein → MLRPSRRGEKGAAVVDVVLVLLVLLPLVLGILQLALVLHVRNTLASAAAEGARHAAVAGSSAPAGRAKVQELVDGALSQDFVRSVTVRPALVGGAPGYETVVEADVGLLGIGGTSIHVRVSGHAIAEQGAVQR, encoded by the coding sequence GTGCTGCGTCCCAGCCGTCGCGGCGAGAAGGGAGCGGCGGTCGTCGACGTCGTCCTCGTCCTGCTGGTCCTGCTGCCACTGGTGCTCGGCATCCTGCAGCTGGCCCTCGTGCTGCACGTGCGCAACACCCTCGCCTCGGCCGCGGCCGAGGGTGCCCGGCACGCCGCCGTCGCGGGGTCGTCCGCACCGGCCGGCCGGGCCAAGGTGCAGGAGCTGGTCGACGGCGCCCTCTCGCAGGACTTCGTGCGGTCGGTGACCGTACGCCCGGCGCTGGTCGGAGGTGCGCCCGGCTACGAGACCGTGGTCGAGGCCGACGTCGGCCTGCTCGGCATCGGCGGCACCAGCATCCACGTCCGGGTGTCCGGCCATGCGATCGCCGAGCAGGGCGCGGTGCAGCGGTGA
- a CDS encoding type II secretion system F family protein, with the protein MSAAVWGGLLGGLAGAGLLLVGLRIDVLRRPQLSVRVLPYLRDLPLRDQGPALRTTSTSPTSAAAGIFGPVLRSAADVVERVLGGSGSVRRRLQRAGLDRTVQDFRIEQVVWGLVGFAVTAAVSLVRALGGVGGVGSAVVFCVLGFVGGVFLRDNRLSTQVRNRERQVLTEFPTVAELLALSVAAGESPVAALDRVVRRSHGALSEDLAQVLARIRTGEPVGAAFESLGRATGLPIVARFATGITVAMERGTPLADVLHAQAADVREAGRRLLIETAARKEIAMMAPVVFFVLPVTILFAFYPGVLGLRLTTP; encoded by the coding sequence GTGAGTGCCGCGGTGTGGGGCGGGCTGCTCGGCGGCCTGGCCGGCGCAGGACTGCTGCTCGTCGGGCTGCGCATCGACGTCCTGCGGCGTCCGCAGCTGTCGGTGCGGGTGCTGCCCTACCTCCGCGACCTGCCGCTCCGCGACCAGGGCCCGGCCCTGCGGACGACGTCGACGTCCCCGACGTCCGCGGCGGCCGGGATCTTCGGCCCGGTCCTGAGGTCGGCGGCCGACGTGGTCGAGCGCGTCCTGGGCGGCAGCGGCTCCGTACGACGCCGGCTCCAGCGCGCCGGGCTCGACCGCACCGTGCAGGACTTCCGGATCGAGCAGGTGGTGTGGGGCCTCGTCGGCTTCGCGGTGACGGCAGCCGTGAGCCTCGTCCGGGCGCTCGGCGGCGTCGGCGGCGTCGGGTCGGCGGTCGTGTTCTGCGTCCTCGGCTTCGTCGGCGGCGTCTTCCTCCGCGACAACCGGCTCAGCACCCAGGTGCGCAACCGCGAGCGGCAGGTCCTCACCGAGTTCCCGACCGTCGCCGAGCTGCTCGCCCTGTCCGTCGCGGCGGGGGAGAGCCCGGTCGCCGCCCTCGACCGGGTCGTGCGCCGCAGCCACGGCGCTCTCTCCGAGGACCTCGCGCAGGTGCTCGCGCGGATCCGCACCGGCGAGCCGGTCGGCGCGGCGTTCGAGTCCCTGGGTCGAGCGACCGGGCTGCCGATCGTCGCCCGCTTCGCGACCGGGATCACCGTCGCCATGGAGCGCGGCACGCCGCTCGCCGACGTCCTGCACGCGCAGGCGGCCGACGTCCGCGAGGCCGGTCGCCGGCTGCTGATCGAGACCGCGGCCCGCAAGGAGATCGCGATGATGGCGCCGGTCGTGTTCTTCGTGCTGCCGGTGACGATCCTTTTCGCCTTCTACCCCGGCGTGCTGGGCCTGCGCCTGACCACCCCATGA